The following are encoded together in the Lathyrus oleraceus cultivar Zhongwan6 chromosome 3, CAAS_Psat_ZW6_1.0, whole genome shotgun sequence genome:
- the LOC127128976 gene encoding protein argonaute 5, whose amino-acid sequence MPGTVVDTSICHPREFDFYLNSHAGIQGTSRPTHYHVLYDENKFTADQLQSLTNNLCYTYARCTRSVSIVPPAYYAHLLAFRARYYISEVENSDSGSASGNRSATNFVSTLPSILENVKEVMFYC is encoded by the exons atgccag gaaccgtggtagacaccagcatttgtcaccctagggaatttgatttttaccttaacagccatgcaggaattcag gggactagtcgaccaacgcattatcatgtgctgtatgatgaaaataaattcactgcagaccagctacagagtttgaccaataacttatgctacac ttatgcgaggtgtactcgatctgtctcaatag TTCCTCCTGCCTATTATGCACACTTGCTAGCTTTCCGCGCTAGATACTACATAAGTGAAGTTGAAAATTCTGATTCTGGTTCTGCAAGTGGAAATAGGAGTGCCACCAACTTTGTGTCGACTCTGCCATCTATCTTGGAAAACGTCAAAGAAGTAATGTTTTACTGTTGA